The proteins below come from a single Verrucomicrobiales bacterium genomic window:
- a CDS encoding CotH kinase family protein gives MGIHHLLIFGILLLACSTSGAPREDLSDHFFTNGALKRLKIQISEDAVKALRAEPRQYVKCTVTEGGQTYRDVAVHLKGNYGTFKQLDGKASLTLNFDKFVGGQKLHGLDKFHLNNSEQDPTYLCEFLSSELFRKAGIPAARVAHAQVELNGRDLGLYVLLEGLDKTFLRKHFQNPDGNLYESEFSRDIDVPLKRNSGKGASDHSDLRALMAAIAIEDDRERLLKLTSLVDMERVFSFLALELIARHADGYTLEQNNYRLYFDPIGSKAVLIPHGMDQMFVQPQAPLLPELKGQLAKAILHPSMTRQFFRDRCSNLLPLLAGLTNRLEDLLPHVRTFLEDGELEILRRYDDASTDLCKRLALRVSHLESQLRPAIALPIAIGQTVSLTNLVLSVEEGSVRLGKVAVNTNDTSYELRIHPHEGSVKAVLQLPMLLPAGSYRMTLFAVSELPVFKGQEAPIKIGIWGLSNLGLEIEFPTKQSGKLSCVFELRHSPSEEVLGEIQLNGLFNTQQIRGGLVLERLR, from the coding sequence ATGGGCATCCACCATCTCCTGATTTTCGGGATACTTCTCTTGGCGTGCTCAACTTCCGGGGCTCCACGCGAAGACTTAAGTGATCACTTCTTCACCAATGGGGCGCTCAAGCGCCTGAAGATTCAGATCAGCGAGGACGCGGTAAAAGCCTTAAGAGCAGAGCCGCGCCAGTATGTAAAATGCACGGTCACGGAAGGGGGACAGACCTACCGCGATGTCGCCGTTCACCTGAAAGGAAACTACGGGACCTTTAAGCAGCTGGATGGAAAAGCCTCCCTCACTCTCAACTTTGACAAGTTCGTTGGCGGACAGAAGCTACACGGTCTCGACAAGTTTCACCTCAATAACTCCGAACAGGACCCGACCTATCTCTGCGAGTTCCTTTCCAGTGAGCTTTTCCGTAAGGCGGGCATTCCTGCAGCTCGAGTCGCTCACGCCCAAGTGGAATTAAATGGTCGTGACCTGGGGCTTTATGTCCTCCTGGAGGGACTCGACAAGACCTTCCTTCGCAAACACTTCCAGAATCCAGACGGCAATCTGTATGAAAGTGAATTCTCGCGCGATATCGATGTGCCTCTGAAACGCAATTCCGGCAAAGGCGCCTCTGATCATTCTGATCTCCGAGCGTTAATGGCCGCCATCGCCATTGAGGACGATCGAGAACGCCTCCTAAAACTAACCTCCCTGGTCGATATGGAGCGAGTCTTCTCCTTCCTGGCCCTCGAACTCATTGCGCGGCATGCCGACGGCTACACCCTGGAGCAGAACAACTATCGTCTCTATTTCGATCCAATCGGATCTAAAGCGGTGCTCATCCCTCACGGGATGGACCAAATGTTCGTTCAGCCACAGGCCCCCCTGCTGCCAGAACTGAAAGGACAACTGGCAAAAGCGATCCTTCACCCTTCGATGACCCGCCAGTTCTTCCGGGACCGATGCTCAAACCTTCTCCCGTTGCTTGCCGGGCTAACCAATCGCCTGGAGGACTTGCTACCCCACGTCAGAACATTTTTGGAAGACGGGGAGCTGGAGATTCTGCGGCGCTACGACGACGCGTCGACCGACTTGTGCAAACGTCTTGCCCTCAGGGTTTCCCACCTGGAATCCCAGCTTCGGCCTGCGATAGCCTTACCGATCGCAATAGGCCAGACAGTATCACTCACCAACCTCGTTCTGAGCGTGGAGGAAGGATCGGTTCGTTTGGGTAAGGTGGCGGTGAACACAAACGACACTTCGTATGAGCTCAGGATCCATCCTCATGAAGGGTCCGTAAAAGCTGTTCTACAGCTCCCTATGCTCCTTCCTGCAGGCAGCTATCGAATGACTCTTTTCGCGGTCTCGGAGCTTCCAGTATTCAAAGGGCAGGAAGCGCCAATCAAAATCGGCATCTGGGGGCTTTCGAATCTTGGGCTAGAAATCGAGTTTCCAACGAAGCAAAGCGGAAAGCTCAGCTGTGTGTTTGAGCTGCGGCACAGTCCATCAGAAGAAGTCTTGGGAGAAATTCAGTTGAATGGACTATTCAACACACAACAAATTAGGGGGGGACTGGTTTTAGAGCGACTCAGATAG